TGTAATGGTTAGCACTCTGGACTTTGAATCCAGTGATTTGAGTTCAAATCTGGTGGAACCTGATTTTAAGCAGGGACAAAGCTTGTGGAGTTTAAAAACAAGCATTTGTTGTTGAAGTTATCAGATACAAGGGAATACCATTGAGTCTCAGTAGTTAAATGCGTTCAATAAAACTCTGATCTGCAGAGAGTAGCTACTCTACATATGTCATTAggcatttcattgtttttttttaattgaacagTTTTTAAAGGAATTAAAGACATCAGGctaaaaagggaagagaaaaacacattttctcagcaAAAAGCAGTGGAGGGGTATACAGGGGTGGTTGCCAGGGCTCCTTTTGGAGTCTCCAAATGGCCACTTTTGGATAGTGTCAGGACGTACCCTtagaaaaaacatgaagaaaaatgtaaatcttttgGGGAATTCTTATCGAATCTGATCTGGAACTAGGCGAGGCTTTATGCTGTGTTCTCATAGTGTTTTCCCAGGTAATACGTCTTGGTGGGACCTGAAGTTTTACAAGAATGAGTAAGTAATATTAGGAAAAAAATTACTATATCAGGGTTAAAACCAAGCGGCAACCCACCATAATGTCACTCGTTactttgtgaactgctgttttgaagccttgagtttcgcattttgaccagcatcCTGTTGGGTTTTTTGATACCGGACGTAGAACTGGGGGTGGGTCTGTCTTGAGCTTGTCCACTGTGCGCCCACCTGCACATGCAACCACCTCCTCTAGCTTTCTTTGACCTAATGACCAAAAGCAGTTTGGAAAAGAGATTAATAACATTTTGACTGCAGCGAGTTGACTAGCGGTACCGGGTAATTTTGTGACCTACagtcaggatggccgagcggtctaaggcgctgcgttcaggtcgcagtctccTTTGGAGGCGTGGGTGCGAATTCCACTTCTGACAGTTTATGCTTTTCCTTATATGTGATATAAGGTCTTTCTTCGAAAAAGGGAGATCCTTATCTCATTAAGATTGCCTGaataaatgaagaataaatcaaatatgcTAAACTGAAGTGATGCATTGGActgaccagctgtcaatcaagctgtatgcACGCAACaatgctttatcgtctattgtactctaaatgagaccacaatttacaaaatgaacatcatgctgtattgaagactATCAATTGaaacaaactcctcaggaaaatgtttgctgatgttataaatcaagtgagaaatagagtcattttctcacatttataGAAACTGGCTTCCTTTTTCAACCAgggagtcaccctctgctggtcattccagagaatacaggcttccggcacttccgcataggcttcaaTTTCTGGACCTGGGGACTATGTCCAATGGACCACcggctctctctttctctcggtggaggagaagaaactgaaactcaaagtgtgtgttctgctctgAACCTTGATAAAATGTAATtctcatgactgactgattctctctgcTCAAGTTAAGGGGAGTGGATGGATTAGGACTGATGAAAAAATGGGGAGAGCATgatctaaaataaaaaggaatggCTCCAAGTCAGTTCTGATCCCCTCGTTCATCCTAAAGAGGCGTTcagtgtgattttattttatgcatttCTGTAGACAGGATAGCAATCTTCTATGAACTGTGCCTCAGCACTTTCGTAAACTACAAAATATACCCATACTTCTGACTTAGATGTCTTCGAAGACTAAAAAACATGCTTCGTCTGCATCggttggtaacgcctcttggaaatcgaaaatgaacccaGAGACAACCCAGACTAATTTGATTTGAGTATAAGTCTGGCTATGCAAGGCTATACTCTACATATGTCATTGTATATGATACAGGGGTGGTTACCAGGGGTCCTTTTGGAGTCTCCAATACTGCTTCATTCAGCTTGGCTTGATTGAGACGTAGGGGGTTCTAGATGGGCACagtcaggatggccgagcggtctaaggcgctgcgttcaggtcgcagtctcctctggaggcgtgggttcgaatcccacttctgacagtcAATGCTTTTCCTCACGTGAAATATGATGTTGAGAAAATCAGACTATATGAGTACTTATGTAGGGCTGACGAGGTGTTTCAGGATCAGGGTGTTTGTGTCGGGTAGAGGAGCTCCCTCAACTGTGCACTTTGCCTTTTTTAactttacatacacaaaaaaggtataacacactagaggaactagcctggcatagccagacatatattcattttcgatttcttagaggcgttaccaacggaaGCAGGCGAATAATGTGTCCGTTAAGCGgcgcaaaaatgtcaacaatgtTGATGTAGAGTAGAGCGTACAGCAAGGCAATGTCTGTGATGaggattccacaatgtctgtgaacgagtgttgccgtttttgtgggagaatttttaaaatatcGGTTGGatttagtcaaatgctcattcattaGCGACAGCCTTGCtttttttacaaaagtcgcCTCCGTCTGTGccatggtataaaccccgctggtgtgtgattggaccagcaagttttctgccggggcCAATCAGTTCCcgatggaggggatccagaccgtattctggcagagctaatttgaaatgagctcccagaagtACATATAATCAAAACATGTAACTTCTTCTCTGGAGGTTGCATGGTGTAATGGTTAGCACTCTGGACTTTGAATCCAGTGATCTGAGTTCAAATGTCAATAGAACCTGATTTTAAGCAGGGACAAAGCTAGTGGAGTTTAAAAAACAGTGTAGCTGATGTGTTGTCAAAGTGAATACCAAGGTATTAAAGACTAAATGGCcaaaaaggcagagaaaaccACATATTCTCAGCAAAAAGCAGTGAAGGGGTATAGGGTTGGAGTCTCCAAATGGCCACTTTTGTGTAAATTATAAGTATTCTTATCGAATTTGAACTGGGACTAGGCAAGTAATGGTATGAAAAAATCAATaggcaacccaccatgacgtcacttGTTgctttgtgaactgctgttttgaagcctcgagtttcgtAATTTGACCAGATTGGTCTGACttgagcttgtccactgcacaccATCCTGCACAAGCAACCACCTCCTCTAGCTTTCTCTGACCTAATGACCTAAAGCAGTTAGGAAAGGagattaattacattttgactGCAGCAGTGCTGCTTCTGTCATGCGTGACGCGCACCGGTAGGGGGTTATTTCATGAGCAAGCAGTCAGGATGGCTGAGGGGTCCATgtgaagcaggatttgcggttatcgaaGCTTAAGCTTTAACTCTGTCTTTTctgtcctacgaagctggttctcttcttatcGGCATAAATCACCATGGTTAATTGTCCTGAATGGCTAACCTGCTACGGGGCAGGCTATGTTCAAGATACGAGATCGAAACCTGTCAATAGCCCCACTtccgaccaatcagatcactggaaaccagcgTCATTTTTCTACAGAATCCCGTCAGGGACAACggagtttagagtaacgtgacaaataataaagcgcagcagatatttatgcatgagtggaatcatgttgctgttccagacttttcatgtgtctaCTCTGAACTTCTaataaaaagagggaaagattatcacacaaaataaaaccatcTCCTTAAGGCCCCCCTCCCGAAAGCccagcctgctctgattggccgccAGTTAGATTCCAGAGAGGTCACCTGTGAGGTCAGTGTAGGTCTCCTacaccttcaaaaaaaaatctgtcagaagattattattttttttgctttaatccaTGCTAACGTGTAGggataaagcaaaaaaataataatcttactcaacaatggtgaaaagatccattcacatttttttttcacatacaattaaaatgtgacactgaatttaaataaaactgcacattgtAATTTCTGCAACTTGGCTATTTATTACCAAAATCAGTAATACAGTGAAAATGTGAGCAATTGTGTTGCAGGTTGATGTAAGGTGTGCCCCTACATTTGGCTCCTAAAATCGTCAGTAAGAGGCAACAGTGATCCTAgtaaaagttagtctggagccctgtatGGATAATAATCATTAGCCTTATCAGCTCAACAACCTGTTAACGTGCATGCATTTTAAATGGTTAACTCTCTAGGAATGCTTTGAACTACTGTATTATCTGTCTCTGCTTTTAGTTGCTGAATCCTCCAGTCTTCATTGAGTAACACAAGAACAAACTAGCTTTTACTTTACTCAGCAACAAACctttattgaaacatttttgcacACTTTGATTATTCATCTACAGGTCTGGTCAGGTTTATTTTGACCACATGTGCGTCCTTTTGTCCCCTCAGACCTGCCAGGTAGGTCTGAGGATTGGGCATGCTGCTCCCACCTTCTCTCTTGCCTTGACAGGAGGCGTCCTTGGGCAGCCAGGTCTGAGTGTTGTTGTCCCGCCTCATGTGGCTCAGATCAGACTGCACCGAGTGTGTCACTTTGGTCCGGAGATTAGCCTAGAATTGTGAAATACAAACAATTTGTCAATTATTTTACCAATGGTTCTTCATGTTCTTACTCCTGCCTAATTATCCTGGATATTGtttaatgcaaacaaacaaaaaagctgaaAAGAGATACAAAATACATGGTGACtatgtccaaaaaaacaaacatcctgtGACTTCATCTGGCTCACCAGTTTGATAGCGTTTCTCCGGAGCTGCCACTCATTCCACTCATATGACCTGACAATGTTTGTCTCCATGGGGTGGAGGTCAGTCTGGGTGCTGATCTCACACTTGATCATGGGCTTTACCAGTAAACTCTCTCCTGGCtgcatctgcaaaaaaaacaaccccacaaTTGTTATTTTTGAGTGACGAGCAGTGAACGAGCTGTGAACTCATACAAATAGTGGcattaatgaaatgtaattttttcaCCTCAGAGTACGGACTGACGCAGGAGAACTGTTGGTGGAGTTTGAGGAGCTGAATGAGTTCTGGGGAGAGTTTGGCTTTTTCCAAAACCTCTGCGATGAAGTAGTCAGGACTGGTGGCAAATTTCAAGGCAGCTTCTTTGGAGCTAAAAACATAAAGTTTATCTTTGTGCCTCATGACTCCAATGTGTGGAttacctgcaaaaaaaaaatacactgaaaacTAAACCGTAGATTAAGGATGCTCCTCATAATGTGTCCCTTAAGAGATAATTTGCAGACTAAGAATAATTTTGATTGgaggaaataaatgataataacaagCCGTATAACTAGAAAGAATGGATCAATAAAAAATCACCTGTCCGATCTACGTGTGCTTTGTTTCCCTATGTTGCCATGGGTTTCTTTATGGTTATGGTGTTCCTATTCTGTTTATGATATCATTTCAGATGGGATCTTTGGATTTTAGCCGTTTGTTGGCATCACACAATGGCTGAAAATGGAGGGTTGCCCCTTGACTTTTACGTAATTGACTGTAGGGTTGGAGAGAGGATCAGCTTCAAGGCAGTTTGCCACTTAATCTACCTTCCACCTATGAGCTTTGGCCAATGACCCAAAGAACAACATCACGGATACATGCagctaaaatgtatttctatttctGCTGCGTAACACTGATACCagtcagttgaggtggttcaggcATCTAAATATTTATTGAGCCCCCCAGGCCAATGCCTTTTCCCCAGTTAGATATTCTGCGAAAACATGAAGCGTGACGAGACACCTGGGGCAGACACGTATGGACACTTTTGGTTTTACTGTCACATCGAAGAAGGAACATTCAAATGCCCCTTCCTGAAATCATCCCGGTGCATAATGAGAGCAGTACCTGGAAGCAGAAGCCCGTCTCTGGTCACAAGTGTGTAGCCACAGATTCCATTATACTGTAGCAACAGATCATTATAACTGGTTGTTGTTTCAGGCAGGAACCACTCCTGTGTCTTCATCTCAGCCGGAACAATACACTCTGAAACACACCGAGAAGAAGTGCAACTGCATGTAAGCTCAAGCACTTGGGCTCTGATCATAGACATTTTTCCCTGTTgagccaagtttcgtgagacgTGGAATTCACCCCTACCCGAGGACTGAGTCATTCTCTGTTGGTCTGTTTTCACCTCTGACGCCTCCAGCAGCCCATTCAAATAGGCTTCGGAAACGATCGTGGCCTGAGAGGCAAGGAAGGGCTTCAGGTTGAGCGTGATGTTACGGAGGATGCTCAGCAGCTCACCCTCATCCTGAAGTCCAGACCACGCCTTTGACAGGGCCTTGAACAGTGGCTGAAAGACAATATGAGAAAATGAGACAATTGTTGCATTTGACCAAAAATGCAGTACAACATGCTTCACAACAAGAACAAGACAAtgaaaatagtaaaataaataaggtTGTGGAGTTCTCAGTTAAACTGTGTCATATAAACAAGCTAGAGGTACCACTACTGGGAATCAGGCTAAGCACATTCTGACTTCAGCTCTGTActaaagaaagacagaggcCTGATATGAGCCGTCAAAACACACTCTCGACATGAAAGCCAATATGTGTACttgccaaaatgttgaattattccTTTAAGAGATAATATGACAGGTCACAATTACAGTAGCAATCCCAGTATGTCACTCAGTAAtttcttgctcaaggacacagactggaggagctgggaatCGAACCAGAGACCATCTGGTTAGAGTGCGACCCGCTCTAGCGTCTGAGCCACAGCTGATCACAATTGTTCCCCGGCCCACGCTGCATCCCTCCACCGTGTTTGGCTCAAATCGAGGACTGATTGAAAAATTTTGCTGGAcgaatgcattaaaaaaaacaacaacataccaACTAACAGTCGTCCCGCGGAAAAAACACTTACGAAAACCTTTGCGGTGGGAACAGCCGTCTTTGACTGCACAGTTTCTCTCAGCAGCTTCATCTGTGACGAGAGCTCCGTCTGCAGCAATTCTACATGCCTGGCACACAGATGTGCATCTGCCTGGTGGTGAAGAGAAAAgcaatttatttgaataaactTCAGAAAGTGAAGTTTTGATTATACTGAAGATTGACATAGGCTACGTGAAAATATCACAATTACACTTAATTACTATAAATACCAGCCACGGATACCTCACCAGTAACATTTTGAGGAAAACCTCGTGCTGCCTGACGTTGCTGAGAGCCTGTTTGAGCGAGACAGCGGGCGCGTCGCGCTCTTCGGGCTGACTGTCGGAGTTCGTCAGCTTCTCCTGTGCGGCCGTGTATTTCCACGCCAAACTCTGGGACGCGCTCAGCTCCTCCTCGATGCTTTTACTGACGACAGGAAGAGTTTCTTTGAGAACCTGCGGCACTGCGGGGATAATGTAAACAGCAGTATTGGCGATTAACAACCAAGTCTGATGATGTGGTTTAAGACACAGATTATGCGTGATTTTACAtgttggtttgaaaaaaattatgttcTCGGGACAAAACTCTCATCTTGTCTCATGTACAGGAACTTGATGGCCTACAAGCTGGACCGCACACTGAAAAGCTGTCGACTTTAAACCTGCATGGTCAGTAGGATACAAGACGCTGTGGTCTAATCAGAAGGTggtatttttacattaaaaaattatCATTGCCATTATATTGCTTTTCATGTCAGCAGTGTGGTGCACTGTACTTGGTTCGTCGAGGtccgtctcctctgctcccccctTGCTGACTTTGTTGAAGAGTCGGATCCCCGTCACGACCATGGTGAGTTCAcggagctgctgctccttctccttcttcaacAGCACCATGAAGGTTCCCAGCTCAGTGGGAGGAAAGACACTCTGCAGGGCAGCTGGGACAAAGAGACATCAAGGGTCaggttacagtgtgtgtttgtgtgtgtgtgtgtgtgtgtgtgtgtgtgtgtgcaaggatTCGCTCCAATTGTGTGGCGCTGTTGTTGGGGGGCGGAAAAGTTGCAATAATATTACGATCCAGTTTAAAAGCTAGAAAGAAAACTTTACTTTCatgaaatgacaacattttaacaCTGAGCCCAGAGCCTGGAACTGGATCACCCCCTGTGAGTTGTTAAAATGGGTGGCACTGCTCCTTTATCCTACTTTCCCCACATAATGCCGTTTGCGTTGTAAAAGTCGCTGTGAAACCTGTGGCCTCTTGCACGGTGTCGCCATGCGTGGGTGAGCCCATGGCGGAGCGCAGCAGGATGTAAGTAACAATCTTGCGGTACAGAGCATCTAGTTCCTCCCGGGTTTTCACCCTGCTGTCCGTGATCTCCCTGCTCACTGTGTTGAGCCTGCACTCCGCCACCCGGTGGATTTCCTCCAGAAACgcacctgcacacacagtaCACGAGTACATGCCTCGACATAATATTCATATTGTAGAAGAACTTTTCTCACTCGTTTTCACAAAACAATTCTAAAATGAAAAGCCAGACCAGGTAAAAAAGACCATTTGTAATATGCTCCAGTTTGTCATTTCTAAAACTCTCTATAACCAGATGactcagaatcagaatcagctttattggtcaagcatgtgtaaacatacTAGGAATTAGACTCCGGATTCCTGAGCTGTCAGTGTACTTACACAGAAAAAAgacttacattaaaaaaacaaggcgGCACAGCTAGACAACAAGGacataacaataacatttagGTATTAGGCATGTAGGGCAATTTCATTGTGTTAACTatgtattacatttttacaatacTCCTAAAATGATACTCCTTTGACCAGATTGAACTATATTTGAACATCTGagttatgatttcattttagcTAATTGGTTTAATGTTACAGGATAAAAATCACAATTGGCAGTAACTAATATCTACAAATGACTGAATGGTGACTTTCCATGTAGTTTTTTGGCACCTACAGTATATTactgaatgtctttgggttATAGGCTGTTGGGTGGAGATACCCGAGTgctgttttcaatttattatgCACATATTTCCTTAAGGGTAAAtcaatatattaaaaacataattgtagtaaaaacacaatcacgctgtaaaaacacttttttttttttacctaaatcAGTGTGACAACAAATTCACTCAGTTTGTGTACCGGGCCTCAAGAGaagtcatgacatcatcactgcgGCAGCAGAAGAGACATTcgtgtgaatgtttttttcatcacttaCGTCGGGACGTGTAATTCATATCAAAATACACTTGCATTTTGATCGTGTCCAGGGATGGGCTGCACTGTTCCTTGAGTTTACCCAGACACAGCTGGAAGAAACATTGCAGATTAGACCACACTGAGGTCACGTGCGCTGTGATTTGGGAGATTTGTGCAGGAGATTATACATTGTACTATTCTTAATGGTTCTTTGATATATACTAAAACGGTTTGAATTTGACCACTTTTAGACCACACATATTACACTGAAGTTTTATACCGTAGAGACAGCTTTCATTTTTTAGATTGTCATGCTGAAGTATAAAATATACAGTCCACATCATTCAGCAGTTAACTGAATAAACAgagtatatatacataaactTACCTCTTCAAGTTTCTGGAGATCTTGTTTTGTCAGCGTCCGATCAACATTGAATCCATTTCTTGGGTCCAGCACAACAGTTTTCACCTAAagatacagtattttaaaaagaaaaaaaaatcctacagtTTCCTACATTGAGCTTACAGTCACACAGGGGCGACAGTCTGTGTTTAAGGAAAGCACAATATTTAACTCCCAGGAAATTCCCAAAAAATTATAACTTAACCGATATCTGTGCATCATAACTCATAGGACGCTATATGTCTAGTCTCAAGACAGGTGATATTTATTGATATAATTATCGCAAaactatagaaataaaaacaaaggaatcAAAATGTAAAGCAATGTACACATATGCATCTAGCGTTTCTTAGCCAGCTAGTTCAGCAGATACATTGGGGCTACTGACCATGAAAGCCACCAGAGTGTCCGACACGACGTGTCCCTTCGCGGCACACTGCTGCACTATTCCACGGATAATGTTTTTGATCACACTTTCCGCCCGAGCACGATGCATTTCTTTCACGACTCgggaggtaacttcaggtttaaatCTGAGGTTTTTCCGTCCGACGAGGCTTCTtacatcaccatggcaacgcaCGCTGAACGGCACGAAGTTCGAGATAATCAGATCAAAGGGGCTAATCAAAGAACATCGTACcgatcagatcactggaaaaccacaGTCATCATTCAGGATCATGACTGTTAAAGAGTTAAGAGTAACGGGAcgaataataaagcgcagcagatcTTGAGCTCGACGGCGACCGCACACTTTAAGAACGGCTCTTGTTCCGGAAGTGAATTGCTCAATCACTCAATCCGTTTACGTTTCATTAAAATCGGTATATAAAGAGTTAAGTCGCacaggttatccaggatggtcaatgttaggttaagtGAAAACAGATAACGGAAACACGTATGTTGAACTCGCTTAGCTTGTTGATCGCTTGTTGCCACGGTAACCGTTTTCACGTGACATTGTCGATACAGACAGAAGAGGCGTTTATGACGAGATGAATAACACAATAGAATAAAATCGAAAttacgaaaaagaaaaacatgatcaGCATGGCAGCATTATTTCCATGTGCTTCACACATTACGTCAAGAGGAGTCTTTGATCTGAGAAAGAAGACATGTCACAGACAGAGCATTCACGTGGTGTCGGAATAATCGGAAAACTAAGGATTTACTCAGGTTCCCACCTGAGTAAATCCTCGTGGGCGCCACTTcaaggagaatttttttttttgcataagtTGCTGAGTTATTGAAGTCAAGCAGAAACGGCGGGAGAAAGCTGGTTGTTGCATGGTTGAAACG
This region of Scophthalmus maximus strain ysfricsl-2021 chromosome 12, ASM2237912v1, whole genome shotgun sequence genomic DNA includes:
- the cfap206 gene encoding cilia- and flagella-associated protein 206, with the translated sequence MHRARAESVIKNIIRGIVQQCAAKGHVVSDTLVAFMVKTVVLDPRNGFNVDRTLTKQDLQKLEELCLGKLKEQCSPSLDTIKMQVYFDMNYTSRRAFLEEIHRVAECRLNTVSREITDSRVKTREELDALYRKIVTYILLRSAMGSPTHGDTVQEATAALQSVFPPTELGTFMVLLKKEKEQQLRELTMVVTGIRLFNKVSKGGAEETDLDEPMPQVLKETLPVVSKSIEEELSASQSLAWKYTAAQEKLTNSDSQPEERDAPAVSLKQALSNVRQHEVFLKMLLADAHLCARHVELLQTELSSQMKLLRETVQSKTAVPTAKVFPLFKALSKAWSGLQDEGELLSILRNITLNLKPFLASQATIVSEAYLNGLLEASEVKTDQQRMTQSSECIVPAEMKTQEWFLPETTTSYNDLLLQYNGICGYTLVTRDGLLLPGNPHIGVMRHKDKLYVFSSKEAALKFATSPDYFIAEVLEKAKLSPELIQLLKLHQQFSCVSPYSEMQPGESLLVKPMIKCEISTQTDLHPMETNIVRSYEWNEWQLRRNAIKLANLRTKVTHSVQSDLSHMRRDNNTQTWLPKDASCQGKREGGSSMPNPQTYLAGLRGQKDAHVVKINLTRPVDE